atgtccagcAATTAGTGTCTGGCTGTGTAAATGACGTCTATCtgcagtggaaataaaaaacacacctAGCTCAGCAGCTAACTGACGTTAGCTATTTGGGTTAGCATGGAGGCTAACTGCCAAGCTAGCAGTTTAGCCGGAACAAGATGACTGTCTCTGATTATCCAGGTGACTTTATCACCAAAAACAAGGTGTTTGACGCGGTGTGACTCACCTGGGACCTGCCGCTGCCCTGCCCGTTATTCCCCGGGCTCATGGCCGGGTGATTTCTTTGTTGTCCTCCCCAGCCGTGAGCAGCCGAGCCGTACTGGGAGCCCATGTCTTTAGCCAGCCCCATGCTCGGCTGCTGCTGTGCGGAGGGATTATTATAGTCTGGATATCCACCTCCATAACCCGCATCATCGGGCTCGGAGACGTCAATAACTGGTTCAAAGTCGGCGTAGCCCCGGAcgggtgctgctgctgctgctgcccctgTCCGGGAAACCGCTGAAATCCTCCGCTGTTGCCGCCGCCTCCACCTCCAGCGCTGGTAGCAGCCATAGCCGCTTTGCTGTGGTTAGCAGCGGCCGAGCTGCCGCTGCCCGGGCCCATCAGGTTGTTCCCCTGGCGTGAGGGACTCATCATGCCTCCGTATCCACTGGTCCCGTATCCGGGTCGTAGTTCGGGTAGTGGTTGTAcggctgttgttgttgtagccTTCGTGGGAGTTCTGAACCTGGTCCATGGTGCTGTGTACCGAGAGCGCCGCTGTTACCCCAGTCCCTGGGCTTTGTTGTCCGCCATGTTGATCAAAGCAAGGCCCTCCTCTTCCATTCCCATAATAATGATTAAACTCGGAGCTGGTCCCACTCGGAGGAGGGTTGTTTGTTGGTGGCTGTTGGTGGCTGATCCCAGGCTGGCATCCatccgctcctcctcctcctcctcctcctcctcactcctgtTCAGCTGGTTGTGTTGGTGATGGCGCTCCTCTGCTCGGCTGGTCCCCACCAGGAGgatgttttcctctcctccatggTGCTGGTCTGTCCCCGCTGCTCTCTCCCTGTCCCCGCTGGGATGCTGCtggttgttgtttatgttgttgttgttgttgtttgttgttgttgtgggttTGCCGCTGGTGGTGCTGCCGCTGGATAAAGTGGCTGAACGGCGGAGGTGTGTGGtgggatgatgatggtgatgatgatggtgatgatgatgatggaggaggaggaggagatccaATACccagcaccagcaccacctccagcagcaggagcagctccGCCACCACCGCGGGGGTTTTCACTCTCCACCCGCCGAGCATCCTGGTCTCCATGTGGTCAGGTTGCCCGACTCCCGGATAGTCACCACCGGTCACCCAGGTGGACTGGGAGCAAGCACGGAGGACAAGGAGGAAACTCTGACTTAAAAAACTCCAACTTAATGCTGCAGATATTAAAAGTAATTTCTAGTTTCTTTGTAGTTTCTAAAGTAGTTTCTTTGATTCACTAGTTTATTGTTGGACAGGTAAACACCCAGCACCCAgtgttattattacatttacacacagagacatgagtGGGATGTAAATGCCAGATTTTGCCAAAAAGACAAATTTCCATCACCATTCCTTGAACAGGTTGATGGGTAAAACAGAGGCTCTAAACTAAAAATCTATTCATTATATTCAGTATCTTCATAAACCAATCAGTGCTTATTTAGACTTAATCTGAATGTCCTGGTTCGTGAAGTCCTGAACCTTTTTCTAAAGAGCTGAAGAGAGGAACCAGACCGGGCACAGTGAAACCTTGGCTCCTTCAAttatctggatgttactttgacacataacATCCACTTAAAcactgttgtagaccaagcacaacCCCCCATGGCAAtagcactccccaatgtcaggggcctcccccagcaggaccAGTGCTCCccccacaccacaaaaactgctcagaaatgtctggaggaacacgacaaagagccgaaggtgttgacctggcctccagactccccagatcccaatctgattcagcaTCTGTGGGTTGATCCAGAACAAGCCCCACCCCACAACCTACAGAGCTCAAACGATCCACAGAACACCCCCACAGGTCCCATATCCACACCCcaatgggtcagagctgtttttggCAGCACAAGGGGGACCTTCAGATCCaggatcagactgggatctggggagtttggtCAACGCCATTTACGCTTCATTTACGCCAAGATTTTTTGATACATCAACTTCACCTCAGCCAAGTATAAAAACCTTTCTGCGATATTTGCACTTATCTTCAAATTTCCACCATTTCCACTGAACATAAAAACAGGGAGGGTTGGAAATGCAGTCACTGATGTTCTGCtctgaataaaatcaaacatgatGTGCAATCAAACAGAGATATTCAAATCAACCTTTTAAAGATTTCGTGACTGTGTATTCAGGACATAAATAATAACGAGGTTAGTTGGTGTTATGGATTAGATAAAATTCACTGCAGTCACAATATGTGAACGCTGCTTAGATTACTGCAGAATTTCACGGTCAGAAAGGGAAGCGTTGCCTACACATGAGAGAGCATagtgagctgtgtttgtgtttgtgaagggGACCCAGCAGGGACCTCCCACAGCAGCACTGGAAACAACCCAGTCAAGTCAAGCAGGGAAACTGGGtcagaaagcagcagcagctctcagaaacacactgatgaaaacactgtgttctgctctgctgctgaaaacgCCACGCACACAGCAAACACCAAACACCGAGCTGCACACGCAGAATGACGTTCAGGGCTGTTCAGAATCAGGGTCAGACTGACGTATGGAGCCCAAACTGGTCTCGAGACGGGTTTTCAGCCCCCGAAACATTTATCCCCACACCTTCAACAGACAGAGCTCGATTCCCTCCATTTCCAACCCTCTGTTATTCAAGCTTCCTTTACACAGTGTATTTTCCAGTTGATAGTCTCTTTCATCAGTCcttctgaaaaactgaaaaagatgttttctgctgtttgatgataAATGAATACATCAGTGTTGAAAAAttggatttttttaatttaagttttttttgttttgttttgttttttgttgctttccACCAATGAAAAGTTGGGTTATATTCCAATAAATCAGCTCCTTAACTGAATTCAGAGGTTCAACCTTACAGAAAATGACATATAACTGATGACAATCAAAacctgtcatttcattttagtatttttgttCTTATGCATTCACCTAAAACAGCCAATGTATTTTCCTTATTTAAGATACAGAAATCAATGTGCTTTTAAGGACAAAATTCAGCATGTTTGACTATAATCAAGTGGTTTTAAGTATGTAACAGACTGGCGTGTGTTCCCACTTGGAGCTGCTAATTTGCGAAGCTTTGATGAAGACGATGAAGATGTAGACTTAACCACCAGAAAATAACAGcatgctgccctctgctggagcTGCCTGATAATACATACTGCTCGTGTATTTCTGACGGATTACAGCTGCAGTCCAGTTACAATAACCTCACTGTCACAGTAAATCTGATCTGCCCTCATTCAGCAGTCAAAGCTAGTGAGTTACACTCTGAATAATGTCAGATAAAGTTCAGATAAAATCTTTCTGTCAATCATGACATATAAACTCAAGAGATTCTCcaggaaaatattttacagacagatgacagagtCAACAGAAGAGCAAATCCTACACAGTTTTCCTGTTGAAGAAGTCTCCTCCGTAGTTGATGATACGTCTCAGGGCGCTCAGGATTAGAGCATCAGTATCATCACTGAGGTCAATTTCTTCATAGTAGTTTCTGACAGGAAAGATGCAGTTCATGGGTATACCCACATCTGCACTGAACTGCTCcatctacattttaaaaatcacaacatGACAGCTCAGACAAAGACttttcagttcagtcatttGGCTGCATGACTAAATTAAACTTCAGCTGTGTCTGTAAAAATTTATGagattacaaataaaaacagaccttCTCCTTCAGGATTATGCTTCTGTAGACGTTCTTTAAATCTCTCTTGATCTCTGGACAGGCCTCTTCAACTTTGGTGAGAACGGTGACCTGAGGAATCCCTGCCaggacaacagacagaaaactacaGTGTATATAAACTACAAACAAAGCTACAGTGAGACAGTGTTTGATAGTCAAAGGATTCAGAATGTAATATCACTTCACAATGATGTTGTAGACTCATTTTACCCAGagtagaaaataataatcatattgATCTCTGCTCTCACCCAGACGACTGGCTTCCAATCTGATGTCCCGAAGTTTCTGCACAGTTTCGTCGCTCATTGAAGATAATGTGTCAGCAGGAACGATGCAAACCAGAACATGCACTTTGTCGTTGACAGTTGGAGATTTGTTGTAGAACTCATTTCCCTCTGACAGTTTAGATTCAGGATTGAACTGGAAGACAAGGTAAACATTTATGTTAGTAGTGACACTTTAATACTCATTTACAgctgacattaaaatgtgttctgACCAC
This genomic stretch from Lates calcarifer isolate ASB-BC8 unplaced genomic scaffold, TLL_Latcal_v3 _unitig_1332_quiver_1210, whole genome shotgun sequence harbors:
- the LOC108888378 gene encoding interferon-induced protein 44 yields the protein MCTLALADNTTHGCFTKQYTTYKIQKDNSETFYPFVFNDIMGLDPQRGVLVDDVKLAFTGHVKEGYVFNPESKLSEGNEFYNKSPTVNDKVHVLVCIVPADTLSSMSDETVQKLRDIRLEASRLGIPQVTVLTKVEEACPEIKRDLKNVYRSIILKEKMEQFSADVGIPMNCIFPVRNYYEEIDLSDDTDALILSALRRIINYGGDFFNRKTV